Proteins found in one Neomonachus schauinslandi chromosome 1, ASM220157v2, whole genome shotgun sequence genomic segment:
- the LRRC15 gene encoding leucine-rich repeat-containing protein 15: MPLKHYLFLLVGCQAWSAGLAYYGCPSECTCSRAAQVECTGARIVAVPTPLPWNAMSLQILNTHITELNESPFLNISALIALRIEKNELSHIMPGAFRNLGSLRYLSLANNKLQVLPIGLFQGLNNLESLLLSSNQLVQIQPAHFSQFSNLRELQLHGNHLEYIPDGVFDHLVGLTKLNLGKNSLTHLSPRIFQHLGNLQVLRLYENRLSEIPMGTFDGCGNLQELALQQNQIGMLSPGLFHNNRNLQKLYLSNNHISQLPPGIFMQLPQLNRLTLFGNSLKELSPGIFGPMHNLRELWLYDNHITSLPDNVFSDLRQLQVLILSRNQINYISPDAFNGLAELRELSLHTNALQELDGSVFRMLISLQNISLQNNRLRQLPGNIFANVNGLMTIQLQNNQLENLPMGIFDHLGNLCELRLYDNPWRCDSDILPLHNWLLLNKPRLGTDALPVCFSPPSVRGQSLIIINVNAALPSVQVPVMPSYLETPQYPDTPSYPDTTSISTTDFTSPVGDYTDLTTIEVTDDHSTWGMTQAQSGLAIAAIVIGIIALACSLVACICCCCGKKRNHAVLMQMKAPNEC, from the coding sequence ATGCCACTGAAACATTATCTTTTTTTGCTGGTGGGCTGCCAAGCCTGGAGTGCGGGGCTGGCCTACTATGGCTGCCCAAGTGAGTGTACCTGCTCTAGGGCCGCCCAGGTGGAATGCACCGGGGCGCGCATCGTGGCGGTGCCCACTCCCCTGCCCTGGAATGCCATGAGCCTGCAGATCCTCAACACGCACATCACTGAACTCAACGAGTCCCCATTCCTCAACATCTCCGCCCTCATTGCCCTGAGGATTGAGAAGAATGAGCTGTCCCACATCATGCCCGGCGCCTTCCGAAACCTAGGCTCACTGCGTTACCTCAGCCTCGCCAACAACAAGCTTCAGGTTCTGCCTATTGGCCTCTTCCAGGGCCTGAACAACCTCGAGTCGCTCCTTCTGTCTAGCAACCAGCTGGTGCAGATCCAGCCGGCACACTTCTCCCAGTTCAGCAACCTCAGAGAGCTGCAGCTGCACGGCAACCACCTGGAATACATCCCTGACGGTGTCTTCGACCACCTGGTGGGCCTCACGAAGCTCAATCTAGGCAAGAATAGCCTCACCCACCTCTCGCCCAGGATCTTCCAGCACCTGGGCAACCTCCAGGTCCTCCGGCTGTATGAGAACAGGCTCTCAGAAATCCCTATGGGCACTTTTGATGGGTGTGGAAACCTCCAGGAGCTGGCCCTACAGCAGAACCAGATCGGTATGCTCTCCCCTGGCCTCTTCCACAACAACCGTAACCTCCAGAAGCTCTATCTGTCCAACAACCACATCTCCCAGTTGCCCCCTGGCATCTTCATGCAGCTGCCCCAGCTCAACCGTCTCACGCTTTTTGGGAATTCCCTGAAGGAGCTCTCGCCGGGTATCTTTGGGCCGATGCACAACCTGCGTGAGCTTTGGCTCTATGACAACCACATCACTTCTCTACCTGACAACGTCTTCAGTGACCTCCGCCAGCTGCAGGTCCTGATCCTCAGTCGTAACCAGATCAACTACATCTCCCCAGATGCCTTCAATGGGCTGGCAGAGCTTCGGGAGCTGTCCCTCCACACCAACGCGCTGCAAGAGCTGGACGGGAGCGTCTTCCGCATGTTGATCAGCCTGCAGAACATCTCCTTGCAGAACAACCGCCTCAGACAGCTCCCAGGGAATATCTTCGCCAATGTCAATGGCCTCATGACCATCCAGCTGCAGAACAACCAGCTGGAGAACCTGCCCATGGGCATCTTTGACCACCTGGGGAACCTGTGTGAGCTGAGGCTCTATGACAACCCCTGGAGGTGTGACTCTGACATCCTTCCACTCCACAACTGGCTCCTGCTCAACAAGCCCAGGTTGGGGACAGATGCTCTCCCGGTATGTTTCAGCCCACCCAGTGTCCGAGGCCAGTCCCTCATCATCATCAACGTCAACGCTGCTCTCCCCAGTGTCCAGGTCCCAGTGATGCCCAGCTACCTAGAAACACCACAGTACCCGGACACACCCAGCTACCCTGACACCACCTCCATTTCCACTACTGACTTCACCAGCCCTGTGGGGGACTACACCGATCTGACCACCATTGAGGTCACCGATGACCACAGCACGTGGGGCATGACCCAGGCCCAGAGTGGGCTGGCCATTGCCGCCATTGTCATTGGCATTATTGCCCTGGCCTGTTCCCTGGTTGCCTGCATCTGCTGTTGCTGTGGCAAGAAGAGGAACCACGCGGTCCTGATGCAGATGAAGGCACCCAATGAGTGTTGA